CCGGCCGGGCGTGGAGCGGCACGCCGTTCTCGCCCGTCTGCTGCCGGAGGCCCAGCGGGTCCGCCGGACCGTCGTGACCGATCCGGCCGATCCCGGGCAGACCGAGGCCGCCGAGGGGTTCTACGCGGACGCCCTGGCCCGGGGGCACGAAGGGGTGTTGGTGAAGGCGTTGGAGGCGCACTATGTGGCCGGGCGCCGGGGGCGTACCTGGCTGAAGGTGAAACCGGTCCACACCGTCGACCTCGTGGTGCTCGCGGTGGAGCGGGGCCATGGCCGCAGGACCGGACTGCTCTCCAACCTCCACCTCGGCGCACGGACAGCAGACGGCGGCTTCGTCATGCTGGGGAAGACCTTCAAAGGGCTTTCGGACAGCATGTTGAGCTGGCAGACCGAGCGGCTCGGCGAGCTCGCCGTGTCGGACGACGGCTTCACCGTACGGGTACGGCCCGAACTCGTCGTGGAGATCGCGTACGACGGACTCCAGGCCTCCACGCGCTATCCGGCCGGTGTCACGCTCAGGTTCGCCCGGGTCGTACGGCACCGGCCCGACAAACAGGCCTCGGAGGCCGACACCGTCGAGCGGATCATCGAGGGCCACTGACCTCGTTCGGCGGCCCTCGCGGGGTGGGCTCCCGAGAGGGATGCTGGAGACCTGGCACGACGAGCGCCCGGCCCGAGGAGCGCGTGGCACCACGAGCGGCCGACGGGCCGCGAGGAGATGAGCGACGTGTACGACTTGCACATCGACACCGACGTCACCGTGCAGCTGAGCGACTGCTGCAAGGAGGACGCCCAGGCCGTGTTCGACGTCCTCGACCGCGTCTACCAGTTGGAGGACATGGAGACGGTGAGCCCGCAGGCCGCCACGGGACCGGAGCCCACGGTCTGGAGCGCCACGTTCGACACTGCCGCCGGACGGCACGAGGACGTGGGGCCCACCCATCTGACCGCCCCGGTCGGCGCCACCCTGACAGGTGGCTACCACGCCGTCGACGAGGTCGAGAAGGTGCTCGCCACCGGCTTCGACATCCAGTCCCTGCAGTCCGTCTCCGGTGACCAGGAGACGGAGGCCAGGCTGTTGCTCGCGTCCCGCTGAGCGGGACGCGTGGACACTCCGGGCGACGCGGACGGGCGCCGCCCGGGGTTCTCGTGTGCCCGTGAGAGGTGAGAGGCCGGGGGACCCCGCCGACATCCCCGCTATACACCGTATGTAGAGTGCCTTCCGATCAAGCGCACCGCCCTGACCAGCGGTGACGGCTGTACCGAAGACACCACGGGGAAAGCGGGTCCACCCATGTTCCGATCCAGGCCTGGCCGCGCCAGGACAGTGACCACCGCCCTGCTCGCCGCGGCATCGCTGATGCTGACGCTGAGCGGCTGCGGAGTCGATCCGATCACCCCGCAGGACGCCCGGGGCGAGGCCGGAACGGACGGCAAGGCGGGCGGCGCGGCCCGCCGCGTCGACTGCGCCAAGGTCACGTGCATAGCCCTGACCTTCGACGCCGGACCGGGCAAGGACACCCCCCATCTCCTCGACGTCCTCAAGGAGAAGCAGGTGCCGGCGACCTTCTTCCTCCTCGGCAGCAACCACGTCGACCGCTACCCCGAGGTGGTCAAGCGCATCGCCGACGAGGGCCACGAGGTGGCCAACCACACCTGGTCGCACCGGATCCTCACCGACCTCGACGAGTCGGAGGTCCGCGAGGAGCTGTCGAAGACCCAGGACGCCATCGAGAAGATCACGGGCCGGAAGCCCACGCTCATGCGCCCGCCGCAGGGCCGCACCGACGGCACGGTCTCCGACGTCAGCCGCGAGCTGGGACTCGCCCAGGTCCTGTGGAGCATCACCGCCAAGGACTACTCCACCACCGACACGGCGCTCATACGCCAGCGGGTTCTGGAAGCCGCGCACCGCGACGGGATCATCCTGCTCCACGACATCTACGACGGCACGGTGCCCGCTGTGCCCTCGATCATCGACGAGCTCAAGCGGCGCGGCTTCACGTTCGTGACGGTCCCGGAACTGCTCGCTCCCGGAATGGCCGAGCCCGGTGAGGTCTACCGCCCCGAGAGGGACTGACGGACCTGCCGAAACCGGGTGAGGTGCCTCACATCGTCCACCCGGGATTTCTCGGAACATTCGGGAAAGGTTTACCGTTCATACGTATGTGACTGCGAAGGGGTCCGGTCCCCAAGGTCCCCCCCGAGAGGTGACCGCTCTTCGTCCGTCACGGCGATCGGCCCCGGTTGGAATCCCCCGTCCAACCGGGGCTTTGTCGCGCAGGCGTCCTGACACCCCCCTTTTCCTCCGCCGCCCCTTCATGACACGTCGGCTGGAGACACGTCAGCGGCGCGGCTACGGCGCGTGAGGGGCGCGCACCCCGGCGCGTTCGACTCGTTCGAGTGAGCCTCGGCATGGTGGCCCGACCGCCGGGCAGTGATCTTCCCGAGCCGGTCAAGACGATCACCGCCGGCCGCTCCGACCAGGGACGATCGAAGGGGGAGCCCCATGGTCCGCACCACCTCCCGCATCACCTCCCGTGCCCGTCGCGGCCTCCTCGCCGCGGCCGCCACGCTCCTGCTCTCGGGCTGCGCCACCATCGGACCCGGCGGGCCGGCGCCCCCCGGTGTTCCGGCGGGCACCGCGGCCCAGGACGAGCTCCTCAGGGCCGCCGAGCACCGCCTCGTGGCGGACTGTCTCGATGCCAGGGGACTCACCCTCGCTGCCCGGCCCCGCGCTCCGGACGAGGACCGCGCCTTCCAGGCGGCGCTCTTCGGCGCCGGGCCCCACGAGCTCTCCGTCACCCTCGCCACGGGCGCCACCGTCACCGCCCACGAGGACGGCTGCCTCGCCACCGCCCGCCAACGGCTCTACGGCGACCAGCGCCGCTGGTTCCGGGCCCAGGTCACCGTCGACAACCTCCGCTCCGAAGCCCAGGCTCGGATGCGCGCCGACCCGGCCCACCAGGCGGCGCTCGCCCGCTGGACCCGATGCGCGACCCAGCCCGGTCACCCCCGCTCCGACCGCCCCGCTCCCGCCGTCGCGGCCCGCTGCGCCCGCGAAACCGGACTCACAGACGTCCGCGCCCGGCTGGAAGCCGCGGAACTGGTCATGGTGCGCACCCTGCGCCGCGACGAACTCACCACCTACCGGCAGCTGCGCGCCCGCGCACTGCGGCGGGCAGTCGAACTGTCCGCCTCCACCCACCCGCAGAAGGGCTCCACCCACTCGTGAAGCGACTCATCGCCACCTCCGCCGCTGCCCTCCTCGCCATCACCTCCGGACTCGCCCTCGCCACCACCGCCGGAGCCGCCGAATGCCCCAGCGGCGAGTTCTGCGTCTGGCAGGACGCGAACTTCGGCGGTCAGCGCGCCAACTGGAGCGGGGACGACGGCTGGTGGGAGAGCTGGATCTCCGACACCGACTCCTCGTGGGCGAACCACGGCATCTCGGGACCAGGGATCAAGGACCACGTCCAGGTCTACGACAGCGCCTGGCAGGGCGGCAGCATGACCATCTGTCTCGCCCCGGGGCAGGAGGTCGGCTACGACGGCGCCGCCAACGACCGCGGCGACTCCCATATCTGGTCCACCGGCTGCTGATCCCGGCGTCAGTCGCGTGACAGGGCGCCGGCCGGGTGGCGGAGGGCGGAGGCCAGCATCAGACCGGCGCCACGGACGACGCTCGTGGACGGATCGTTCGCCAGACGGAGCCGGGCACGGAGGAGGTGGGCCAGCCGACCTGTCACATCGAGGCGCAGGGCGCCGCCGCCGGTCACCAGGACGCCCCGGCGCAGCGCCCCGCGGACCGCGCCGGTGCGGTCCTCCCGCCACAGGTCGCTCACCATGTCGGCGGTCGTCGCGGCGATCGCGTCCGGCGCGCTCCCCGACTCGGGCAGGTCGTCGAGGCCCACCTCGGCGAGCCGGGCGTCCTCGACGAGCCCGTCCACGACGAGCGTGACCTCCGTCAGCTGGGCGCCGAGGTCGACCACGAGCAGCGGGCCCCCGCCCGACGGGGCGGCGTAGGCGGCGGCCGCCCGGGCGCTGTCCACGGCGATGACCCGCACCGGGCCGAGACCGTCCACGAGCCGCTTCGCGGCCGCTCGCTCGTCCGGGGCGGCGAGGACCGGGTGGGTCAGCATCACGACGGTGTCGTGCCCGCTGTCACCCGGGGCCGAGGCGGCCAGGCGCCGGAGCAGACGGAGCTGGGAGTCGGCATCGGTCACCCGGCCGCGGCGCACCGGACCGCTCGGCACGTCCGCGAAGACGCCCGCCCCCGGAGCCCAGGCGCGGGTCCGGGAGCTGCCGATGTCGAGGGCGATCCCGCGCACCGGCCGCCCCGGGCCCCTGCCGTTCCCTGCTGCTCCGAACGATCCCATCGCTTCCGTCCATTTCCTGCGAACCCGCTGATTGCGAGGTTGATATGGCACCTCACTATGCAATACCCATGGAATTAACGCCATGGTGCTTGGGGATCGAAGGGGGCTGAAGGGGGTTGAAGGGGGCTGAAGGGAGGTGAAGGGAGCTGAAGGGGGAGGGTGGCGAGAGGTCAGCCCTCGGCGCCCAGCCACAGGTCGGGGCCGAACACCTCGTAGTGGATGTCGGCCGCGGCGGTGCCCCGGCCGAGGAGGTCGCCGCGCACCGCGCGCAGGAAGGGCAGCGGACCGCACAGGTACGCGGTGGTGCCCGCCGGCAGGTCGATGAGCGTCACGTCCGCGCGGCCGGGACGGGCGCCGGACGCGGCCGGCTCCTCGTACCAGAGGTGCAGTGTGCCCTGCGGGAGGGCGTCCACCAGGCGTCGCAGCTCGCTCGCGTGCGCGTGGGAGTCGGGCGTGCGGTCGGCGTGCACCACGACGACCGGCCGGGTCGATCCGGCGGCGGCGAGGTGGTCGAGCATCGCCAGCATCGGGGTGCTGCCGATGCCCGCGGAGGCGAGCAGCAGGGGGCTGTCGCCCTCGGGCAGGACGAGGTCGCCGAACGGGACCGAGACCTCCACGGTGTCGCCCGTGCGGGCGTGCGCGTGCAGCCAGGAGGAGACCTCGCCCGCCGGGTCGCCGTCGACCCGCTTCACCGTGATCCGCCACTGCGGGTGCCCGGGAGCGGCGGACAGGCTGTACTGGCGGATCTGCCGGGCGCCGTCGGGCAGCGCGACCCGGACGCTCACGTACTGGCCCGGCCGGAACGGGGTCGTCGGCGACCCGTCGGCGGGGCGCAGGACGAAGGACACCGTGTCGGCGGTCTCCTCCCGCCGCTCGGTGATCTCCATGGCCCGCCAGACCTGGCCCTCGGTGACACCGGCCTCCTGGTAGAGACGGGCCTCCACGGCGATGAGCGCGTTCGCCATCAGCCAGTAGACCTCGTCCCACGCCTGTGCGACCTCGGGGGTCACCGCCTCGCCGAGGACCTCCACGATCGCGGCGAAGAGGTGCTCGTGCACCGTCTTGTACTGCGCGGAGGTGACGCCGAGCGAGGCGTGCTTGTGCGCGATCCGGGACAGCATGGCGTCGGGGCGGCTGTCCGGGTTCTCGAGCAGGGCGACCGCGAAGGCGGCTATCGAGCCGGCGAGGGCCTTCCGCTGCTCGCCGTTGGCCTGGTTGCCCCGGTTGAACAGGTCGCGCAGGAGCTCGGGGTGGGCGGCGAAGAGGCGCCCGTAGAAGCGCTCGGTGATCTCGTCGAGCGCGCCGCCGACGGCGGGCAGGGTGGCGCGGACGACCGGTACGGCCTGCTCGGACAGCATGAGAGCTCTCAATCTGGTAGATGATCTACCTATTTAAAGGTGTGCGGATGCCCCTCCGTGGCCCATCGGAAGCGTGTGGAGGGGGGAGGAGGGGGCTCGGTCAGGGGGTCTGTGTGGGACGTGGGCTGAGAGTGAGGAGCAGCGGGCCGGTCGGCGACTCCACGAGCGAGGCCACGGTGAGCGGGTCGAGCGCGCGGTAGAAGGCCTCCTGCGCCTCGCGCAGTGCTCCGCGCAGCCGGCACGCGGTGCGCAGCGGGCACGGCGGGTCGCCCTCGCAGGCGACGACCTCCTCCTCGCCCTCCAGGGTCCTGGTCAGCCAGCCCACCGAGGAGCGGCGCCCGAGTTCCGTCAGGGCCAGGCCGCCACCGCGGCCCCGCCGCGCCTCGACCACGCCGAGATGCTGGAGCCGTGTGACCACCTTCGCCATGTGCGCGTAGGGCACGTCCATCGACTCCGCCACCTCGCGGGTGGTGACGGACTCCTCCGGTGCGGTGACCGCCAGGCGCATCACGGCACGGAGCGCCAGGTCGGTGAACTTTGTCAGCCTCACGCCATGACCGTATCAAAGCGGTATCTCGTGTACGTATTAAGGGGGTGGCTCTCGACGACGCCTCCGGCGGTGCCACAGCCACCAGCCGCCCGTGAGCAGGCAGCTGGTCACCAGGACGATCCCGGCCACGGGCCACTGTCCGCCCGCGATCCGGAGGTCCGTGGCGGCGACCACGAGCAGTCCGCCCACCGGGAGCACCACCGATCCCAGCGCGCGAAGCCCGGCCGTGGCCATGTCCGGGTCGACCCGGACACGGCGCGGCGAGCGCAGGTCGCGCGAGCCGACGTAGAAGACGGTGGCCCGGTCCATCAGCTGGTTGGTGGCGCGGTTGTACGAGACCGCCATGTACGGCAGCCAGACGAGCGGGGCCACCAGGCCGATGAGGAACACGCAGGCCACGAGCACCCACTGGCCGAACCGTGCGAGCCGGCCGGGGCCGTCTTCGGAGGGCGTGAGCAGTCCGAGGAGCCGGGCCATCCGCATCACCAGGTCCCACAGGGCGCCCGTGCGCCCTCGTCCGTCGCGCGCGCGGGGCTCGGCCGCGTAGGAGTCGAGGGCGGCCAGGGCTGTCACGGTGTCTCCGTACACCCCTTGCAGGACGAGCAGTTCGGCCGCCCGCTCCGGATCCGTGGGATCCCGCCCCTCGCTGGCGGCGAGTTCGAGCACCGTACGCGCCTGGGAGAGGAGGGCGGCGCAGAACGCGACGGGGATGAAGAGGAGGAACGGGCCGCCGACGAAGGCGCCTTCCGCCACGACCCTCCGGCGGCCGCGGCTGAGGACGAGGGACCGCAGAGCCGCCGCGTCGGCTTCCGGATGGGCGGCACGGAGGCGTGCGACCGCCGGCCCGGCCCCGGGCCCGAGGTGGCGCAGGGCGAAGGAGGCGAGCGCCTCCGGGAGCCTCCCGGGTGCCGCCGCGACCTCCCGCAGCAGGGAACCCGAGAGCCCGGCACCGCGCCCGCCTTCCTCCGGGTTCGCCGCCCGCCGCCTTCTCGGTCTCAGGACAGGACCTTGGCCTTGGCCTTCTCGAACTCCTCGGGCGTGATGGCGCCCTTCTCCTTGAGCTCGGCCAGCCGGGCGAGTTCGTCAGTGGGGCTGGTGCCGCCGCCCTGCGTCCCGGCGGTCTTGCGGATGTAGTCCTGGAACGCCGCCTCGCTCTCCTTGGCCTGCTTGATGTCCCGCTGGCCCATGCTCCTGCCGCGTGCGATGACGTAGACCAGCACGCCGAGGTACGGGAGCAGGATGCAGAAGATGAGCCAGCCTGCCTTGCCCCAACCGCTGAGGGAGTGGTCCCGGAAGATGTCGGTGATCACCTTGAACAGCAGGAACAGCCACATGATCCAGAGGAAGAACCACAGCATGGTCCAGAAGACGTTGAGGAGGGGGTAGTCGTCCATTCCTGCACTCCGTTCCCGCACAGGCCGGGGAAGGCCTGGCGATGCAGCGAGTTTCGCTCAGCCCTCGCACGCCCGCATGTCGTAAGCCTGCGCGTGCGGGCCCGGCGCCGCCGTGTTCGGATGGAGGCCGCGAATCGCACGAGAAACGGAACGGAGCACCATGGGCCCGGTGGAATGTGTCGTGCTCGCCTTCCCGGGGGAGCGGCTGAAAGTGGCGGCGGTGACGGCGATCGCGGAGCTGCGCAGAGCGGGCCAGGTGCGCCTGATCGACTCGCTCGTCGTCGTCAAGTCCGTCGCGGGCGAGGTGTCCACCTCCGAACTCGTCGAGTACGAGGAGTACGACGACGCCACCGCCGAGATCGGACCCGAGGCCAATCTGCTCGGCCCCGAGGACGCGGCCGAGGCGGCCGAGACGCTCGAACCGGGTTCCTGCGCCCTGATGCTGCTCGTCGAACACGTGTGGGCGACGCGGGCGGCGGACGCGATCCGCGAGGCCGGCGGCCGGATCGCCGGGGCCGTGCGCGTACCGCCCGAGCTCGTCGAAGAGGCGCGGGTCGCGCATCGCGAGGCTGTGGCCGCCGCATCGGTCGGAAGGAGCTGAGCATGTTCCTGCGACGACGCCCCCTCCTGCGGCCGGTCGTCCGGCCCGTCGGCGCGCCCCTGTTGCGCGGCGCGCTCGTGGGCGGCGCGGCCTATGCGGCGGGGCGCAGCTCCGCCCGCGCCGCGCGCCGCGAGGAGGACCAGGAGCGGGCCATCGCCGACCTGCAGGCCCAGCAGCAGTCGCCGGCGGTCCCGCCGCCCGCGCCCTCGACTCCCGCGGCGCCGCCCGCCTCCGGCGGCGCGCCGTCGATCACCGACCAGCTGGCACGGCTCGGCGAGCTCGCCCAGCAGGGTCTGCTCACGCCCGAGGAGTTCGCGGCCGCCAAGGCCAAGCTGCTCGGCGTCTGAAGGCTCCGCCCGGTCAGGCGCCGCGCAGGGCCGCGAGGGCACGGTCCGCGTGGGCGCTCATCCGCAGTTCGCTGCGGACGACCTCCCGGACCCGCTGGTCCTGGCCGATCACGAAGGTGACCCGCTTCGTCGGGGCGAGCGAGAAGCCGCGCTTCACACCGAACCGTTCCCGTATGGCGCCGTCCGGGTCGGACAGCAGGGGGTAGCCGAGCGAGTGCCGCTCGGCGAACTCCTGCTGCCGCTCCACCCCGTCGGAGCTGATGCCGACCGGCAGGGCGCCGACGGCACGGAACTCGGCCGCGAGGTCACGGAAGTGGCAGGCCTCGGCGGTGCAGCCCGGGGTGAGGGCCGCCGGGTAGAAGAAGAGGACGACCGGGCCTTCGGCGAGGAGGCCGGTCAGTGAGCGCGGCGCGCCCGTCTCGTCCGGAAGGGTGAAGTCCTCGACGAGGTCACCGACATTCATTTCAGGCCGTCCTCGGTCCGTCCGTGTGCGCCGCCGGTGCCTCCGGTGGCCGGCCCGTGACGTTACCGCACAGTAGGGCCGGCGTCACCCCTGGCGTACCGCCTCCGGGGCCGCGCTCCGTGCCGCGGCGCGCCGGTCGAGCACGGCGAGGGCCCGCTCGCCCCAGCGCAGGTTCTCCTCCTCGAAGAACCGCCCCCGCATCAGCGTGAGGTACGGTCCGACGCGCTCCGCCTCGCCCAGGTACGTCTCCTCGTCCCGGCCGTCGAGCATCCACTCCCGCAGCCGGTCGTAGCGGGCGAGCTTCGCCCGGGACGCCTCCATCCGCTGCGCCACGAACTCCCGGACGGCCGCGGTGTCGCCCTCGTCGCAGGCCTGGACCTGCACCATCAGCTCGTCGCGGACGGCGCTCGGGCGGGGCGGGGTGCCCGTGTAGGCGACCAGATCCCGCCGGCCCGGCTCCGTGAGGCTGAACATCCTCTTGTTGGGGCGCCGTTCCTGCTCCACCACGCGGGCCGTGATCAGACCGGCCTCGGCGAGCCGCTCCAGCTCGCGGTAGAGCTGCTGCGGAGTGGCGGCCCAGAAGTTGGCGACGGACACGTCGAAGATCTTGGCCAGGTCGTATCCGGAGGCCTCGCCCTCCAGGAGAGCTGCGAGGACGGCGTGCTTGAGCGACATCCGGACACGCTAGCAGCACGTTGAATAGTTTCCTCCGCACCTATTCAACCGGGTGGCCGCCCGAGGGAGCCGGACGGCGGTCCTTCGCTGGCAGGTCCGTCCGGCGCCTGCCTAGGCTGGAGAGGGGCAGGCCGCGGGGCAGCAGATCCGAGGGGCAGCGCGATGGACAGTGACACGTTCGTGTACACCACCTATATCCGGACCACGCCCGAGGAGCTCTGGCAGGCGCTCACCGAGCCGGAGCTCACCCGCCGCTACTGGGGCGTGGCCTTCGAGTCGACGTGGACCCCGGGCGCGTCGATGGTCTGGGACGAGCAGGGCCGCAGGACCGTCGACCCCGAGCAGGTGGTCCTGGAGGCCAAGCCCGGCCGCCTCCTCTCGTACACCTGGCACACCTTCACCCCGGACTGGGCGGAGGCCGTCCGTCTCGACCAGGAGGCGTACGAGCGCCTCACGCGCGAGCGCCGGTCCCGGGTCACCTTCGTGATCGAGCCGTCCGGCGACACGGTGAAGCTCACGGTCACCCATGGCGACCTGGAGCCCGACGGCACCATCAAGGGCCTGATCGGCGAGGGCTGGCCCGCGCTGATCTCCAGCCTCAAGTCCCTTCTGGAGACCGGCGAGGAGCTCCCGGAGCCGCCCCGCTGAGACCGGCCCGGCCGCCCGACCTCATCCGTCCCCGCCTGATCTCGTCCGCCCCGCCCGACCCCGTACGTCCCCAGCTGCCCCCGGCCGCCCGGCTGACCCATTCGAGTCGTCTCGCCCCCGACTCCGCGCCACGCCCGGCGCCTTGATCATCTTTTTCTCCTTTCATCCGTTTTGATGCTGCGGTCGGCAACGCCCGCCGACGCCACCGCACGAAGGGGAGGCTGTCCGACGTGTCGTCACGCCGATACGCACGGGGATGGGGAGCGCTCTCCCTCGCCGTCGGAGCCGTCCTCGTCAGCACGGCCGCCCAGTCGCCCGCCCCGGACTCCGCACGCGAGCAGGGAACCGCCGCGGACCGGGACGCCACCGCCGTCGTCTCCCTGGACGGCTGCGCAGCCGACGGAGGCCTGTGCTCCGCCCCGCCCCACACGGTCGTGCTCGGCGGCGACCGTGTTCTCACGGGCCGCCCGTTCACGCTCGGCCCGCGGGCCACCGGCCCCGTGGAGCTCTCGCTCCGCACCCCGGGTGTGCTCGCCGACATCAACGTCACCGACGAACGCGGCCGCCGGATCGCCGGAGCGCAGAGCGCGGACCACACCCGGTGGACCAGCGCCGCGCCCCTGCCGGCCGGAGCCCGCTACGCCGCCCGGATGGTCGTCGACGGGACGGGGGCGTACGGCCCGCACCGCGCCCGCCTCGACTTCCGGACCGCCCCGATGCCCGCCGGCGAGCGGCTCACCGTCGCCTTCGGACCGGACGACGGCGGCACGTACGGAGTGGGGCAACCGGTCACCGCCGAGCTCAGCCGGCCCGTCCCGGCGGACGACCCGGGCGCCCGCCGCGCCGTGGAACGGGCGCTGGACGTACGGGCCGATCCCCACGTGGAAGGCGCCTGGCACTGGGTCGACGCCCGTACCCTCCACTACCGGCCCCGCACGTACTGGCCCGCGCGTGCCACGGTCCGCGTCCGCAGCGGCCTCGACGGGGCCCACGTCGGAGCCGGCCTCTACGGCGGTCCCTCACGCCCCCTCACCTTCACCACCGGAGCCCGGATCGAGGCGGTCACGGACGTCTCCGCCCACAGGATGAACGTGTTCCGCGACGGGGAACTCCTGCGCACGCTCCCGGTGACCACCGGCAAGTCCGGCTACCGGACGAGAGGCGGTGTCAAGGTCGTCCTCGGCAAGGAGCCCCTCGTCCGCATGCGCGGCGACTCCATCGGGATCGCCCGCGGCAACAAGGAATTCTTCGACCTCAAGGTCTACTGGGCCACCCGGGTGACCTGGAGCGGCGAGTACCTGCACGCCGCGCCCTGGTCGCTCGACTCCCAGGGCAGCGAGGACGTCAGTCACGGCTGTACGGGGATGAGCACCGAGGACGCCTCCTGGCTCTTCCACACCGTCCGCGAGGGCGACCTCGTACGGGTCGTCAACGGGTACGGGGAGCCCATGATGCCCTTCGGCAACGGCTTCGGCGACTGGAACCTCAGCTGGCCCGAGTGGCTCCGGGGCAGCGCCCTCGCCACGGACACCACCACCGACACCACGGGCTCAGCCTCCCGGTCCGTCGCGGGTGCCCTGAGCCCGACCCTCTGACCGTTCGACCGTAGGAGCACCGATGCAGGAGATCACGGAAATCGAGGTCGGGGACGCGACGCTCTTCGTGGAGGCACGGCGCCTCGGTCCCGAGCCCGAGCGCCTCGGCCCCGACTCCGAGCGGCTCCGTCGCGAGTCCGAACCCGAAGCGCTCGGCGACCACCTCCCCGACCTCTCCGGCGTCACCGAGGCCCTCTCCTCCTTCGCCGGACGGATCGGCGAGGCGCTCCGCCAGGCGGCCCCGGACCGCGCGACGGTCGAGTTCGGCTGCCAGCTCGGCCTGGACGCGGGCAAGCTCACCGCACTGGTCGTCCAGGGCAGCGCGAACGCGAGCCTGCGCGTGACCCTCGAATGGGTGAAGAAGCCCGGCTGACCGGTCAGTGCCCGGGCTCCGCCTCCGCCGACTCCGTCGTCGGGTCCCCCTGCGTGGCCGGGGCCGGTTCGCCGAGGCTGAGGCGGGGCCGCCGCTGGAGCCCGGCGCCGGCAGGAACACCACCTGGTCCGGGGTGTGCGAGCGCCGCTCGATCCAGGTCGCCATCGGGGGCAGCAGCATCCCGGCCGCGAAGGCGCCGAAGGTCGGCCCGGCGAACTCCGCGGCCACCGACTGCACCAGGCAGTCACCGGCAGGGCCGTACGGGCCGCCGGGAGCCGGTCGCCGAAGAGCCGGAGCAGGCCGACGCCCAGACCGAGCACCGTGTATCCGATGACGGCGGGGACGGTCGCGTGCCGCATCGCGCCGAGGCCGACGGTGAGGAGCACGTACCCGAGGACGGTGGCGGCCGGGCTGAACCGCTCGGGCCGTTCCCGGACCTCCCGCGGGGCGTGGCGCGCGTCCTCGAACGGCACCTCCGTCGCCTGCATCCGCTCGACGAGGGACTGCAGCGCCTCCACCTGGTCGAGGCGGAGGTCGGGGCCCTCGACCGGGGCGAAGTCCAGCTCGCCGCCCCGCCCGTCGGGGCCGCCCCCGACCCGTACGAAGAGGCCCGTGGGGACCACGAAGGAGCGGACCCGCATCCCGTACCGGGCGGCCACGTCGTGCAGGACGCGCTCCACCTCCGCGGTCCGCTCCCCGGCGCGGAAAACTGGCAGGACGGCGGTGGCACCGCCGTCCTGGCGCTCCCTCACACCCGCCCGCCGCCCTGTGTGTCCGAGGAGAGGCGCTGGGCCGCGTAGATCGGGATCACCGAGAGCAGGACGAGGGCCGCCGCCACCACGTTCACCACGGGGGCCTGCTGAGGGCGGGTCATGTTGTTGAAGATCCACACCGGCAGGGTCTGCACCGCGGGTCCCGCCGTGAACGTCGTCACCACGATCTCGTCGAAGGACAGCGCGAAGGCGAGCAGCCCGCCCGCGAGCAGCGCCGAGCGCAGCAGCGGGAAGGTGATGTCCCAGAAGACGCGGAAGGTGTGCGCCCCCAGGTCCATCGCCGCCTCCTCGTACGAACCGGGCAGCCGTCGCAGCCGTGCCACCACGTTGTTGAAGACGACCACGATGCAGAAGGTGGCGTGGCCCACGACCACCGTGAACATGCCGAGACCGACCCCGAGGGGTTCGAGAACGGTGCCGAAGGCCGAGTTGAGCGCGATGCCCGTGACGATGCCGGGCAGCGCGATCGGCAGCACCACCGCGAAGGAGACGGCCTCGCGCCCGAAGAAGGTGTACCGCTGCACCGCGAAG
This is a stretch of genomic DNA from Streptomyces sp. R44. It encodes these proteins:
- a CDS encoding polysaccharide deacetylase family protein; this translates as MFRSRPGRARTVTTALLAAASLMLTLSGCGVDPITPQDARGEAGTDGKAGGAARRVDCAKVTCIALTFDAGPGKDTPHLLDVLKEKQVPATFFLLGSNHVDRYPEVVKRIADEGHEVANHTWSHRILTDLDESEVREELSKTQDAIEKITGRKPTLMRPPQGRTDGTVSDVSRELGLAQVLWSITAKDYSTTDTALIRQRVLEAAHRDGIILLHDIYDGTVPAVPSIIDELKRRGFTFVTVPELLAPGMAEPGEVYRPERD
- a CDS encoding peptidase inhibitor family I36 protein; this translates as MKRLIATSAAALLAITSGLALATTAGAAECPSGEFCVWQDANFGGQRANWSGDDGWWESWISDTDSSWANHGISGPGIKDHVQVYDSAWQGGSMTICLAPGQEVGYDGAANDRGDSHIWSTGC
- a CDS encoding rod shape-determining protein MreC, translating into MGSFGAAGNGRGPGRPVRGIALDIGSSRTRAWAPGAGVFADVPSGPVRRGRVTDADSQLRLLRRLAASAPGDSGHDTVVMLTHPVLAAPDERAAAKRLVDGLGPVRVIAVDSARAAAAYAAPSGGGPLLVVDLGAQLTEVTLVVDGLVEDARLAEVGLDDLPESGSAPDAIAATTADMVSDLWREDRTGAVRGALRRGVLVTGGGALRLDVTGRLAHLLRARLRLANDPSTSVVRGAGLMLASALRHPAGALSRD
- a CDS encoding globin domain-containing protein; protein product: MLSEQAVPVVRATLPAVGGALDEITERFYGRLFAAHPELLRDLFNRGNQANGEQRKALAGSIAAFAVALLENPDSRPDAMLSRIAHKHASLGVTSAQYKTVHEHLFAAIVEVLGEAVTPEVAQAWDEVYWLMANALIAVEARLYQEAGVTEGQVWRAMEITERREETADTVSFVLRPADGSPTTPFRPGQYVSVRVALPDGARQIRQYSLSAAPGHPQWRITVKRVDGDPAGEVSSWLHAHARTGDTVEVSVPFGDLVLPEGDSPLLLASAGIGSTPMLAMLDHLAAAGSTRPVVVVHADRTPDSHAHASELRRLVDALPQGTLHLWYEEPAASGARPGRADVTLIDLPAGTTAYLCGPLPFLRAVRGDLLGRGTAAADIHYEVFGPDLWLGAEG
- a CDS encoding Rrf2 family transcriptional regulator; translation: MRLTKFTDLALRAVMRLAVTAPEESVTTREVAESMDVPYAHMAKVVTRLQHLGVVEARRGRGGGLALTELGRRSSVGWLTRTLEGEEEVVACEGDPPCPLRTACRLRGALREAQEAFYRALDPLTVASLVESPTGPLLLTLSPRPTQTP
- a CDS encoding SHOCT domain-containing protein — protein: MDDYPLLNVFWTMLWFFLWIMWLFLLFKVITDIFRDHSLSGWGKAGWLIFCILLPYLGVLVYVIARGRSMGQRDIKQAKESEAAFQDYIRKTAGTQGGGTSPTDELARLAELKEKGAITPEEFEKAKAKVLS
- a CDS encoding DUF6325 family protein, coding for MGPVECVVLAFPGERLKVAAVTAIAELRRAGQVRLIDSLVVVKSVAGEVSTSELVEYEEYDDATAEIGPEANLLGPEDAAEAAETLEPGSCALMLLVEHVWATRAADAIREAGGRIAGAVRVPPELVEEARVAHREAVAAASVGRS
- a CDS encoding SHOCT domain-containing protein — its product is MFLRRRPLLRPVVRPVGAPLLRGALVGGAAYAAGRSSARAARREEDQERAIADLQAQQQSPAVPPPAPSTPAAPPASGGAPSITDQLARLGELAQQGLLTPEEFAAAKAKLLGV
- a CDS encoding peroxiredoxin, which translates into the protein MNVGDLVEDFTLPDETGAPRSLTGLLAEGPVVLFFYPAALTPGCTAEACHFRDLAAEFRAVGALPVGISSDGVERQQEFAERHSLGYPLLSDPDGAIRERFGVKRGFSLAPTKRVTFVIGQDQRVREVVRSELRMSAHADRALAALRGA